In Pseudanabaenaceae cyanobacterium SKYG29, the DNA window CAACGTTTACGGGCAGAAGCTCGTGCTCCCTACCGCCCCTTGCGAAAATTTATCTATGCCACGCTGATGGGGTCTGGTGTGATCGGAGCGGTGGTGTTTCTGTCCCAGCTGTTAGCAGGCAAGGGGGATTGGGGGGAGCTGGGGGTAAATTTAGCTATCCAGGTGGGGGCAATCGTCTTGTTTGGCTGGTTATTTGCCATCGATCGGGAGCGCTTCCCTAGGAAGGAATAAGGCGGCTACCTCATCTCAGGCATTTATCGGAATCGCAGGGGGCTGGGCCTGCCTCCTCCTGTACGCCCCGATCGTATTTGGCTAGGGCTGCATGGAAGTCGTCAGTCTTACGGCGGGCAAGGACTTCTGCTACTAAACGATCGTAGGTGGCTTTATCGATCGGTTCAAAAGGTAGGCGGGGGAAAGTTTGATGGTCATCAAAGCGGGCAAGCAGAGCAGCGGAGATGTACCCTTCATCATTTTGGATGGCTTCATATATCCGTCTAGCGAGGGGCTCAATTTCAGACTCCCTTAGCTCAATTGTGGCGGAGGTGTTGTGGGTTGTGTAAAACTTTTGTACCTGCATATAGAAGTCGAACTGGGCCAGGGCAGAAAACTTGGCAATATCAATTTCATCTGCACCTGGTAGGTTTGCCCAGGGTACTTCCACGGGAATTTCTACCAGCCATTCTGTGCACCTGGGGTCAAAGGGGTCATTGAGCAAGTTGCCCTGCTCATCTTTGTCTGATTGGGAAGGGACAATGTTGTAGCCGTAGTCCAAACAAGCCAGTGCCACAGGGTCATCTTTACGAAACGTTATCCGCCGAATGTAGCGGGCTGCTTTGGGAGGGTGCCATCCAGGAGATGCATTTGTCAGCAGACTCTTTGTGCCTGCTGGTTGCACAGTTGTACAGCGGTTGGGGCGTTTCAATCCATGCCGATCGCAATAGTCCCACACCACTTCATGGACTACCTGTCGCCAAAAGGTGAGATATTCTCTCTCTGTCTGCCTGTATTGTTCCCCTTCCTTGCTACTGGGTCTGCCTTCCGCCCACCACCTTAACCAATCCACGCCAAATAAATGGACAAAGAAATCAAACAAACCTGTGAAGGATACGCCCACGATCGGGTCGAGTTCTCTACTTCTTTGATAGCGCTCTACGACAAACTTGTGGTTGAGGAGAGAAGCAACCGCTAGTGCTCCTGCGGTGAATGCCTCTCTTTGCGTCAACCGATCGTTGGGGTTGATTTGATTGAGATGGACTTCTGCCAAGTTGCAATGAAAATCACTACCTAAAATTTCACCGCAATTGTGAGTAATGCAGCCATTAGCAATGAAAGAGTTTGTAAAGGGAACTTGTAAATCAAACACATTCTCTTGAGTCCATTCCGTAACACTCACAACAGCTGAAGAAAACCAACTATCTACCACTTCGTCCGAGTAACAACGGCTAGATTGCCAATTGACAAATTCCTGCAGCTTATATTGCTTTTGCTCAGAGAGAGGAAATCCAATTTTTTCTGCAAACTTCTTAGCCTCAGCACGATAGATAAGCAATCGCCACGAACCCCTATTAGAGCTAATCTTTTGTGTGCCATCTTTTAGATAGTAAGTAATTCCAGGAGAATTTGGCTTTTGTTTTTCCCTAATACTACTTCTAATCCCCAGGTTAAGTAGTAACAACTGAATCTGCCTTAGTAGAGTAAGTGACTGACTGACTAAATCAATATGTCTAGCTGCGACGTTGACTGCACCATCAGCAGAGAAAATTCCTTGTAGGAAACCAACAATAACTTCCCTAGACTGACAAAGGAAATCGAGTGGTAAACTCTGCTTTGTGGTAAATTTTATCTTTTCCAGAAATTCATTAATTGCTCGCGCTCCCGTGTGGAATGTATAGACTCCTTTCACTAGGCTAGGCTCATAACCTGTAATCGATCTTACTGCCCGACTCAAAACAGGAAATGCATTTGCAAACTCAACCTGGTTAATGTAAAAGACAGCATCCAATCTACCCCTATGTTGGTATATTGAACCATCACCATATAACCACCCAAGCATTTGTGCTTGTTCCACGGATATTGTGCCTACACCAAATTCACCCTCTCCTTTTTGAATTAATATCCTATGTTCAGGTGTCAATTCCCTAGTAGCAACCCATCCTCTGTTTGTCAAATGCTGATGGTTATCAGTACAGCGCATCTGCATGCCGTTAGCGAGAGTGATTTGATAGGTGGTTTTAACCCCACTAGGAAAAGCAATAGCGTCGGTCAGTGCCGTTCCCTGCAAACCAATTGCCCTCAGGTCAACTAGTACTTGAAATTTTTTCCCCACAAGTTCAGCTATTGGTACAAGCCCAAGGTTAGTAGCTACTAAGGTATCCCCTGAGTGGCAGGGATTCAAACCATATCTCTGTAGACGATGGTTAAGTTCCACTTCAGGCATAGTGGGATGCTTTACTTGTAACCACTCTCTGGCTCTATTCTCTGTATACGCTTTCAAGAATTCTTGCTTGATTGTCAAGTCGAACAGAATGTCTGCATTTGATCTAGCTACAGCTTCACCTGCCCATTGAATTGCTCCTTCCCCTGAATAATACTGCTTTCTTACTGCCTCGATCGTCTCTTCCAATGTTGGTTTACGATGGAACACCCTTGTGTGGTTACTCATCCTCAAGGCATCCCGATCGGGGTCAATGCGCCAGTTGCCCTGTTCATCCTGCTGCCAGAGATTGGCTTTGGCATTGGCAAATTCTTCATCTTCACTGGCTCCCTGCCTCATGCCTGCGCTGTTGTGAGTTAAATAGCCATCACAATAAAAGCAATGAGCTTCTTCTACTTCCAAATCATAGGTTGGTACATAATCTTGCACTCCTAAACCCTTAAATGTGACAGGAATATCCATATCTACATCAGATTGTTCGATGTAACGTTCATAGTTGGCATCAATGTCATGGGCACCATTAAAACCCATTTTTCTCATTTCTGAGTAAGTGTAACAAGAACGCATCATTTCACCAGGGATGGTGAAGCCATACATTTTCAAACCTTCCTTTACAGCACCTTTAATAGAGTATGGAGCAATTAAAGAGTTGTACTGCTTTTTGCAAGCAGGGATCGTTAAATTATATTTAACTTGCCATTTTTCTTGGGTAGGGGTCAGAATCTTTAGTCTGCTGGGTATTCCCAAACTAGACAGAAGAACTCCTACTTGTCTGCTAAACTTGCGATAGATAGATGTCAACAAATGGGGAGGTCGGTTATTTACTGCTCCATCACTATCCATCAAACCAGCAAGATAGGCAGCTCGAATTTCTACTGTAGCTTGTAAAATCCACTGAGGGACTTCTAAAGGACAGTTAGGTTGCTTGATGTGTTGATGAAAGTATTCTGCCAATCGAATTGATGAACAAATGACCTTTGCCGTATTTTCGGTCCGAGAGTTCTTACGAGTTGCTGTCACTCCAAACAAAGCCAGAACACGATCGATTTTTTGTTGTATCTTTTGACTCAATTCAATTTGAGCAGAGTTCATTGCCCATTCAACTCGACCATAGGGTTTTCCATATTTGTTTCTCCCCAGAGCTACGTAACCGTTTCCATGAGTAAATCCTATCAGCCAAGCAACATCAGGGGTTAAGTCAGGTATGGTAATTGATTTCGCAGTCCGACTTTGTTTCGGTCTTTGGGCTGTAGTATCTGGGGGCAAACTTGTCACTATACCCGGAATCACTTGGGTGTTATGTATCAACCGATCGTTTGGCTCTAGTGCTACCACGTATTTCCATTTGATCCCCCCCTCAGCATCTGCAAGAACTGCGACACGATGATTCAACGTCGCTCTAGGGAAAGTGGCATTGGTCTCAATCTCGGTAATTTCTTGGACACCTTGGTCAAATTTTTGCACCACTCTTCTAAACCCGATCGGTGTTTGCACTAAATCACCGACCTGTACATCTTTGATGGGTACAAGCCCCCGAATTGTGTGCACTAAAGCATCTTCTGGAAGACATCTCCTAATATTACCTGCTACAACACAAACAGCCGCTTCATCAATCAACAAGCAACACTCAACGGATGTTAACTTTCTCCCGATCGCGCGGTTGAGAATCTTGGCACACCTTTCGTACAAACCAGGCAGTTTTACTGGGTTAGCCACCCCCCCAAACCCCTTGAGCGGCTCTCCCGCAGGACGGACATCACTCACATCAACTACAACATCTACTTCACCAGCAAACCGTCGGTCTGCTGCCAACTCCAGCACTGTCTGGTAGGATTTCACCCACCCCCTGCGGCTGTCCCCCACGAAAATAAAAGCCTTTTGCGCTCCGATGTCTAGTAAGACCTCTGTCTCCTCCCGCCGCTTCTCTTTGGGTGTAGCCCCGATCGTGCCTACTACCTGTACATTTAACTTGTTGCGGATAACAGGCAGTTGGTTAATGTATTTGGGTTCTAGGACTGCCCCTGTGCCAGAGCCCTGCATTGCCAAATCCATGAGCAGCCCGAAACTCTCCCAATCAGTGATGTTTGTGGAAGTGCAGTTGTAGGCGCCGGAGTAATTAGCGGGGTTCTCTAGCCAGGGTGTGCCCCCTACCCACAACCACCGTCCAGAGGTAAGGCATTGCAACGATCGTTGGTAGCGGTCAATTAGTGCCGCCTCTGCCTCCGTCAGTTTCCCTAATTTCCTTAGTCCCTCCAGAGTGCGTTGACATACATCTAGCCAACTCTCCCTTGCACGCACAGGCGGTTCGCGAGTCTCACCGAGCGGCTGAACTTGTCGCAGCCGACTATAGGTGCGGTAGAAGACAGGATTGGCAACTGGAGCTGATTCAGGAAAACTCATAACTACCTCGGTAGACGGGGCATATCAATATAGCATTGGGGTAGCCATTACTACAACCTAAAATCATCGCCATAATGTTTGCTATTTCCTGTAAACTGTACGGACGAGCGAGCAAAGTAACATGGCAAGGGCAAAAAAAGTTGTTTTGGCGTATTCGGGGGGCGTAGATACCTCTGTGTGTATTCCCTACCTGAAACATGAATGGGGAGTGGAAGAAGTCATCACTCTAGCAGCAGATTTGGGGCAGGGAGAAGAGTTAGAACCAATTCAGAAAAAGGCGCTGGCTGCAGGCGCAAACATTTCCCTAGTGGAAAATGTACAGACAGAATTTGTGAGGGACTATGCTTTTCCTGCTATTCAAGCCAATGCTCTCTACGAGAATCGCTATCCCCTGTCTACGGCTTTGGCGCGTCCCCTAATTGCCAAGATACTGGTGGAAACGGCTCACAAGTACGGCGCCGATGCTGTTGCCCACGGTTGTACAGGCAAAGGCAATGACCAAGTGCGGTTTGATGTCTCCATTGCTGCCCTTGACCCCAAGCTGAAAGTCCTCGCCCCAGCGCGGGAGTGGGGAATGAGTCGAGAAGAAACGATCGCTTACGGGGAAAAATATGGCATTCCTGCCCCTGTTAAGAAGTCTTCCCCCTACAGCATCGATCGGAATTTATTGGGACGCAGTATCGAGGCGGGAATTTTAGAAGATGCTTGGCAAGAACCCCCCGAAGAAATTTTTGCCATGACCAAAGCGATCGGTGATACGCCTGATGCACCTCAGTATGTGGAAATTGGCTTTGATGGGGGTGTGCCTGTATCAATAGATGGAGAGAATCTATCACCTGTGGAGTTGATCCAAAAATTGAATACGATCGCTGGCAATCACGGGGTGGGGCGGATTGACATGATTGAGAATCGCCTAGTGGGAATTAAATCCAGGGAAATCTACGAAGCCCCTGCCCTAATGGTGCTGATTCAAGCCCATCGGGACTTAGAGAGTCTCACCTTGCCCAAGGAAGTAACCCACTACAAACAGGGAATTGAAACTACCTATGCCCAACTGGTCTATAACGGGCTGTGGTATAGTCCCCTGCGGCAAGCTTTGGATGGCTTTATCAGAGTGACCCAGGAAAAAGTAACAGGAACAGTACGGGTAAAATTGCACAAAGGGACGGCGCAAATCGTGGGGCGTAAATCTCCCTACAGCCTCTACAGTGAAGACCTAGCAACCTATACCAGTGCTGACCAATTTGACCACAAGGCGGCTGAAGGTTTCATCTACATCTGGGGCTTGCCTACTAGGGTCTGGGCGCAAATGCATGCATCGACATAGCTCAGCTAGCATCGACATAGCTCAGTTAGCAGATGAGTAGTGATTACCTGGAACCAGAGCGCAAGTTTTTTGAGGGACATCCCCACCCGATCGGGAGTCTCTCGCGGCTTTTTATCTGCTTTGTGACGTTAGGGCTGGGCTATATCTTTTTTTGGTTACAATCGCGGACTAAGACCTACTTGATCACCGACCAGCGAGTTCTCATCGAAGAAGGCTTGTTTTCCCAGACCGTCCACACGATCGAGTTGTACAAAATAGAAGATATTGCCATTCAAAAGCCCTTTGGTCAGCGTTTGTTGGGCACAGGTAACTTAATAATTTACACTAAGGATGTCACCCACCCCCAAGTCCTGTTGGAGAGATTGCCGATCGATGTCCGCCAACTTTATGAACTAATGCGTCCTGCCATTCAAGCAGCTAAGCGCCTTTATTTGCGAGAAGATTTGCGAGACTAGTCTAAACTTTTTGCCCTAGCCATAGTCCAAACCAACCCCGATCGTCTTGCCAGGTCTGCAGCCCGCGGAATCCCTTTGTTCTCAGTTCATTGGTCAGTTCTGGCAGATTGAATTTGCGGGAAATTTCTGTGCGAATTCTCTCCCCTGCCTGTAAGGACAAACGCAAATCTAAACCCTGCAGATAAACATCCTGGTTAACCAGACTTTCTAAATACATCTCGATCTGATGCTCCGCATCGTTATAGATAGCCACATGGCGGAAGTTAGACAGATTAAAATTAGCACCAAACCTACGGTTCAAGTGGGCAAGAATATTCAGATTAAAGGCAGCAGTTACCCCTTGGGCATCGTTATATGCAGCTTCTAAAATAGCTTTGTCTTTGTGCAAATCTACCCCTAATAGAAAATAGTCCCCTCCTTGCAACCCCTGATAAACTTGCTGGAAAAAGGTAGCACATTGCTGCCGATCGAGATTCCCTAAACTGCTCCCTAAAAAATAGAGCAATCGGCAGGGCAACTGGGTAGGGGGGAGATGGGCAAGGGCTTCTTCATAGGTAGCGACAATTCCATGTACTTCTAAGCCTGGGTAGGACTGCAAAAGATTATAAGCACTGATTTCTAGGATGCTGCTGCTAATATCAATAGGCGTATATCTCAGAGGTAAACCCCGTTGCTGATATGCCTGTAAAATGATGTGGGTTTTACGGGAACTGCCACTACCTAATTCCACTAACTCACAAGCTCCTGTATAACTTGGCAACTGGGGTGCTACCTTTGCTAAGAGCTCTGTTTCTGTTCTTGTCAAATAATATTCGGGCAGTAAACAAATTGCTTCAAACAGTTGGGAACCCCGATCGTCATAGAAATATTTAGGGGGAATTTGTTTAGGAATTTGCGTCAAGGAGTGAGTCAATTCTGCTGCTTCCTGGGGGGAAAAGCGGGGGCTAACTAGTTTTTGCAGAGTCAGACGGGAAGAAGTAGTAACCATAAACATAGTGCACGCTTTTTGGGATTGTAAAGTTCAACGGACACGCTGGCAACGGAGATGATTAAGAAATTCTAAAAAACTATCTGGAGGCGTAGCTTCTACAGCAATGGTTGTACCTAGGGTGGGGTGGGTAAAGGTGAGTTTCCAGGCGTGGAGGGCTTGATGGGGCATTTTTCTGGCGATTTGGGGGGAAACGTGGGAGTAGAGGGGGTCACCGACAATGGGATGGCGGATATGGGCACAGTGCACACGGATTTGGTGAGTCCGTCCTGTTTCTAATTGAAAATGCAAGAGGGCGTACATCCCCAGTTTTTCCTGTAATTGCCAGTGGGTAACGGCGGGTCTACCAGTGGGAACAACTGCCATCTTCTGTCTATCTTTGGGATGTCTACCAATGGGAGCAGCAATTGTGCCAGTAGTCTGACTGGGTACGCCATGCACAATGCCTAAGTACTCTCTCTTAGCCGTCTTCTGTTGAATTTGTAGCTGCAAACTGTGATGTGCCCGATCGGTTTTTGCTATTACAATCGCACCGCTAGTATCTTTATCTAAACGATGGACAATACCTGGTCTTTCCACACCATTAATACCTGACAGATGGTCGCAATGGGCGAGAATGCCATGGACAAGAGTAAGATTGTTATGACCAGGGGCAGGATGGACAACTAGACCCACAGGCTTGTTAATTACTAACAGTTCCTCATCCTCATAGAGAATTGCTAAAGGAATAGCTTGGGGAGTTAATTCTAGGGACTGACTGGGGGGTATAGTGATAGTAACCCGATCGTTTGCTTTCACCAAAAAGTTTTTGTCTACAATTAGTTGTTCATTTATCCGCACATGACCCTCAGTGATTAACTTCTGCAGACGGGAGCGGGATAAATCAGACCATACCGTGGATAAATAACGATCGAGGCGGGTTGGTGCTTCTGTTATTACTATTGTTTGCCTTACTTCCATCTGCTGCTAACGAATGACAGATAATAACTCCGCAATTTTAGCGATATTTTTTATACCAGGAGCATCTTCCACACCACTGGAAAGATCAATACCATTAGGTTTCGTTTGTGTGATAGCGTCTTTGACATTACTAGGGGAGAGACCACCAGCCAACCACCAAGGACAAGGAGAGTGAAAATTAGTTAGTAATGACCAATCGATCGGTTTGCCTGTCCCCCCACTGCCGTTATCCAATAGCAAGACATCAATAACTTTAGCATAAGTCTGGGCAAGCTGTAGGTCAGACACTCCCCTAACTGCAATAGCTTTGATGAGAAGTTTATGGGGAAACAATTCCCTAATCTGCTGACAGAAACCTAGGGATTCTTGACCGTGCAATTGGATAGCATCAAGGCGACATGTGTTTATAACAGAGGTGACTTCCCCTACGGATTGGTTGCGAAAGACACAGACAGTTTTAACAGACTTGGGTAGATTTTCTACTAGGGGGGGGAGACAATCAGGAGGAACATAACGGGGGGTATTGGGTACGACAATAAAA includes these proteins:
- a CDS encoding argininosuccinate synthase: MARAKKVVLAYSGGVDTSVCIPYLKHEWGVEEVITLAADLGQGEELEPIQKKALAAGANISLVENVQTEFVRDYAFPAIQANALYENRYPLSTALARPLIAKILVETAHKYGADAVAHGCTGKGNDQVRFDVSIAALDPKLKVLAPAREWGMSREETIAYGEKYGIPAPVKKSSPYSIDRNLLGRSIEAGILEDAWQEPPEEIFAMTKAIGDTPDAPQYVEIGFDGGVPVSIDGENLSPVELIQKLNTIAGNHGVGRIDMIENRLVGIKSREIYEAPALMVLIQAHRDLESLTLPKEVTHYKQGIETTYAQLVYNGLWYSPLRQALDGFIRVTQEKVTGTVRVKLHKGTAQIVGRKSPYSLYSEDLATYTSADQFDHKAAEGFIYIWGLPTRVWAQMHAST
- a CDS encoding DUF3493 domain-containing protein produces the protein MTDRDFQQRLRAEARAPYRPLRKFIYATLMGSGVIGAVVFLSQLLAGKGDWGELGVNLAIQVGAIVLFGWLFAIDRERFPRKE
- a CDS encoding phosphoribosylanthranilate isomerase, with amino-acid sequence MITVKICGITQRAQAEMIADLGVDFLGFIVVPNTPRYVPPDCLPPLVENLPKSVKTVCVFRNQSVGEVTSVINTCRLDAIQLHGQESLGFCQQIRELFPHKLLIKAIAVRGVSDLQLAQTYAKVIDVLLLDNGSGGTGKPIDWSLLTNFHSPCPWWLAGGLSPSNVKDAITQTKPNGIDLSSGVEDAPGIKNIAKIAELLSVIR
- a CDS encoding PH domain-containing protein, with translation MSSDYLEPERKFFEGHPHPIGSLSRLFICFVTLGLGYIFFWLQSRTKTYLITDQRVLIEEGLFSQTVHTIELYKIEDIAIQKPFGQRLLGTGNLIIYTKDVTHPQVLLERLPIDVRQLYELMRPAIQAAKRLYLREDLRD
- the egtD gene encoding L-histidine N(alpha)-methyltransferase, encoding MVTTSSRLTLQKLVSPRFSPQEAAELTHSLTQIPKQIPPKYFYDDRGSQLFEAICLLPEYYLTRTETELLAKVAPQLPSYTGACELVELGSGSSRKTHIILQAYQQRGLPLRYTPIDISSSILEISAYNLLQSYPGLEVHGIVATYEEALAHLPPTQLPCRLLYFLGSSLGNLDRQQCATFFQQVYQGLQGGDYFLLGVDLHKDKAILEAAYNDAQGVTAAFNLNILAHLNRRFGANFNLSNFRHVAIYNDAEHQIEMYLESLVNQDVYLQGLDLRLSLQAGERIRTEISRKFNLPELTNELRTKGFRGLQTWQDDRGWFGLWLGQKV
- the nrdJ gene encoding ribonucleoside-triphosphate reductase, adenosylcobalamin-dependent produces the protein MSFPESAPVANPVFYRTYSRLRQVQPLGETREPPVRARESWLDVCQRTLEGLRKLGKLTEAEAALIDRYQRSLQCLTSGRWLWVGGTPWLENPANYSGAYNCTSTNITDWESFGLLMDLAMQGSGTGAVLEPKYINQLPVIRNKLNVQVVGTIGATPKEKRREETEVLLDIGAQKAFIFVGDSRRGWVKSYQTVLELAADRRFAGEVDVVVDVSDVRPAGEPLKGFGGVANPVKLPGLYERCAKILNRAIGRKLTSVECCLLIDEAAVCVVAGNIRRCLPEDALVHTIRGLVPIKDVQVGDLVQTPIGFRRVVQKFDQGVQEITEIETNATFPRATLNHRVAVLADAEGGIKWKYVVALEPNDRLIHNTQVIPGIVTSLPPDTTAQRPKQSRTAKSITIPDLTPDVAWLIGFTHGNGYVALGRNKYGKPYGRVEWAMNSAQIELSQKIQQKIDRVLALFGVTATRKNSRTENTAKVICSSIRLAEYFHQHIKQPNCPLEVPQWILQATVEIRAAYLAGLMDSDGAVNNRPPHLLTSIYRKFSRQVGVLLSSLGIPSRLKILTPTQEKWQVKYNLTIPACKKQYNSLIAPYSIKGAVKEGLKMYGFTIPGEMMRSCYTYSEMRKMGFNGAHDIDANYERYIEQSDVDMDIPVTFKGLGVQDYVPTYDLEVEEAHCFYCDGYLTHNSAGMRQGASEDEEFANAKANLWQQDEQGNWRIDPDRDALRMSNHTRVFHRKPTLEETIEAVRKQYYSGEGAIQWAGEAVARSNADILFDLTIKQEFLKAYTENRAREWLQVKHPTMPEVELNHRLQRYGLNPCHSGDTLVATNLGLVPIAELVGKKFQVLVDLRAIGLQGTALTDAIAFPSGVKTTYQITLANGMQMRCTDNHQHLTNRGWVATRELTPEHRILIQKGEGEFGVGTISVEQAQMLGWLYGDGSIYQHRGRLDAVFYINQVEFANAFPVLSRAVRSITGYEPSLVKGVYTFHTGARAINEFLEKIKFTTKQSLPLDFLCQSREVIVGFLQGIFSADGAVNVAARHIDLVSQSLTLLRQIQLLLLNLGIRSSIREKQKPNSPGITYYLKDGTQKISSNRGSWRLLIYRAEAKKFAEKIGFPLSEQKQYKLQEFVNWQSSRCYSDEVVDSWFSSAVVSVTEWTQENVFDLQVPFTNSFIANGCITHNCGEILGSDFHCNLAEVHLNQINPNDRLTQREAFTAGALAVASLLNHKFVVERYQRSRELDPIVGVSFTGLFDFFVHLFGVDWLRWWAEGRPSSKEGEQYRQTEREYLTFWRQVVHEVVWDYCDRHGLKRPNRCTTVQPAGTKSLLTNASPGWHPPKAARYIRRITFRKDDPVALACLDYGYNIVPSQSDKDEQGNLLNDPFDPRCTEWLVEIPVEVPWANLPGADEIDIAKFSALAQFDFYMQVQKFYTTHNTSATIELRESEIEPLARRIYEAIQNDEGYISAALLARFDDHQTFPRLPFEPIDKATYDRLVAEVLARRKTDDFHAALAKYDRGVQEEAGPAPCDSDKCLR
- a CDS encoding RluA family pseudouridine synthase; its protein translation is MEVRQTIVITEAPTRLDRYLSTVWSDLSRSRLQKLITEGHVRINEQLIVDKNFLVKANDRVTITIPPSQSLELTPQAIPLAILYEDEELLVINKPVGLVVHPAPGHNNLTLVHGILAHCDHLSGINGVERPGIVHRLDKDTSGAIVIAKTDRAHHSLQLQIQQKTAKREYLGIVHGVPSQTTGTIAAPIGRHPKDRQKMAVVPTGRPAVTHWQLQEKLGMYALLHFQLETGRTHQIRVHCAHIRHPIVGDPLYSHVSPQIARKMPHQALHAWKLTFTHPTLGTTIAVEATPPDSFLEFLNHLRCQRVR